GGCGGGGCCGGGACCGCCGTGGAGCTCGACAACGCCGAGTACCACCTGCCCGGCGGCGGCAACACCTTCGACGGCCGCGATGTGTTCGCCCCCGCCGTCGCGGCACTCTGCCGGGGGGTCGGGTTGGCGGACCTCGGGACCGAGGTCGACCCGGCCTCGCTGCTGCCGGCCACCCTGCCTCTGTCGCGGCAGGAACCGGATGGCCTGCACACCGAGGTGCTGTGGGTGGACCGCTTCGGCAACGCCCAGCTCAACCTCGACCCCGACGACCTGCCGGAGGGCGCCACCGCGTTCACGCTGTCCGCGGCGGGCCGCACCCACGTCGCACAGCGAGCTGGCACCTTCGATGATGTGCCACCGGGCTCGTTCGGACTCGTGGTCGACAGCTACGGGCTGGTGGCAGCGGTGCTCGCCAGGGCTTCGGCGGTCGAAGCCCTGGGCGTGGCCGCCGGCGAAGAAGTGGTGTTGTCGCCGACGGACGCTCCAGCCGGTGTCGAGGTCGAGGTCGAGCTCGGTGTCCATCCCGACCGCCGCGGTGCGCCATGATCGTGGGCGGGCCATGAGACGCAACACAACGATCGCGATCGTCATTCTGCTCCTGTTGCTGGTGGGTGCTTCCTTCCTGCAACTGGTGGTGCTGAGGCAGTAGGTTGCCCGCGCCGTGAACTACGCCGCACTCATCGAGGACCATGCCGATGACGCAGTCGCGTTGATCAGCAGGGGCCAGAGGACCACATATGGCACACTGCGCGCCCAGGTGGCAGGCCTTCGCGGCGGCTTCACGGGCCTCGGGGTGCAGCCCGGTGACCGGGTGGCGATCATCGCCAACAACAACTGGTACTTCGTGGTCAGCTACCTCGCTGCGATAGGCATGGGCGCGGTGGCGGTGCCGCTCAACCCCCAGGCTCCACCGGCCGAGCTCAAGCGGGAGCTGGTGGCCATCGGCGCCGTTGCCGCGGTCATCGGCCCGGCCGCACGTGTGTCCTTCGAGCAGATCGACGCCGACGCGGTTCCCGGACTGCGGTTCCGCGTAGGCGCCGGCTTCTGCCCCGATGGCGGGACCGAGCTCGATGACCTGGTCGCCTCGGATCCCGTGGCGCTCGTCGACCGCGCGGGGGACGACCTCGCGGTGCTCTGCTTCACTTCCGGCACTGCGGGGGCTCCGCGCGCA
This portion of the Actinomycetes bacterium genome encodes:
- a CDS encoding SAM-dependent chlorinase/fluorinase, which gives rise to MAGSELRYDTVSFLSDYGRADEFVGIVHSVLRALAPGVGVVDVTHDIAPFDVSAGALTLARSAQYLCPGVVLAVVDPGVGTSRRGVAIEVGDGASVLVGPDNGLLAPAVSMVGGAGTAVELDNAEYHLPGGGNTFDGRDVFAPAVAALCRGVGLADLGTEVDPASLLPATLPLSRQEPDGLHTEVLWVDRFGNAQLNLDPDDLPEGATAFTLSAAGRTHVAQRAGTFDDVPPGSFGLVVDSYGLVAAVLARASAVEALGVAAGEEVVLSPTDAPAGVEVEVELGVHPDRRGAP